One Saimiri boliviensis isolate mSaiBol1 chromosome 17, mSaiBol1.pri, whole genome shotgun sequence genomic window carries:
- the LOC101050985 gene encoding ribosome biogenesis protein NSA2 homolog isoform X1 codes for MPQTEYIELHRKRYGYRLDYHQKKRKKESREAHERSKKAKKMIDLKAKLYHKQCHAEKIQMKKTIKMHEKRNTKQKNDEKTRQGAGPAHLLDREGQSRAKVLSNMIKQKRKEKAGKWEVPLPKVRAQEETEVLKVIRTGKRKKARKRIVTKVCFIGDGFTRKPPKYERFIRPMGLHFKKAHVTHPELKATFCLPILGVKKNPSSPLYTTLGVITKGTVIEVNVSELGLVMQGGKVIWGKYAQVTNNPENDGCINAVLLV; via the coding sequence ATGCCACAGACCGAATACATTGAATTACATCGTAAACGCTATGGATACCGTTTGGATTAccatcagaaaaagagaaagaaggaaagccgAGAAGCTCATGAACgttcaaagaaggcaaagaaaatgattgaTCTGAAAGCTAAGCTTTACCATAAACAGTGCCACgctgagaaaatacaaatgaaaaagactatcaagatgcatgaaaagagaaacaccaaaCAGAAGAATGATGAGAAGACTCGGCAGGGAGCAGGACCTGCCCATCTGCTGGACAGAGAAGGACAATCTCGAGCTAAAGTACTTTCCAATATGATTAAACAGAAACGAAAAGAGAAGGCGGGAAAATGGGAAGTCCCTCTGCCTAAAGTCCGTgcccaggaagaaacagaagtaTTAAAAGTTATTcgaacaggaaagagaaagaaggcacGGAAGAGGATAGTTACTAAAGTATGCTTTATTGGAGATGGCTTTACTAGAAAACCACCTAAATATGAAAGATTCATAAGGCCAATGGGCTTGCATTTCAAGAAAGCCCATGTGACACATCCTGAACTGAAAGCCACATTTTGCTTACCAATACTTGGTGTAAAGAAGAATCCTTCATCCCCACTGTATACAACTTTGGGTGTTATTACCAAAGGTACTGTCATTGAGGTAAATGTGAGCGAATTGGGCCTTGTGATGCAAGGAGGCAAAGTTATTTGGGGAAAGTATGCCCAGGTTACGAACAATCCTGAAAATGATGGATGCATAAATGCAGTCTTACTGGTTTGA
- the LOC101050985 gene encoding ribosome biogenesis protein NSA2 homolog isoform X2, which translates to MPQTEYIELHRKRYGYRLDYHQKKRKKESREAHERSKKAKKMIDLKAKLYHKQCHAEKIQMKKTIKMHEKRNTKQKNDEKTRQGAGPAHLLDREGQSRAKVLSNMIKQKRKEKAGKWEVPLPKVRAQEETEVLKVIRTGKRKKARKRIVTKVCFIGDGFTRKPPKYERFIRPMGFMPRLRTILKMMDA; encoded by the exons ATGCCACAGACCGAATACATTGAATTACATCGTAAACGCTATGGATACCGTTTGGATTAccatcagaaaaagagaaagaaggaaagccgAGAAGCTCATGAACgttcaaagaaggcaaagaaaatgattgaTCTGAAAGCTAAGCTTTACCATAAACAGTGCCACgctgagaaaatacaaatgaaaaagactatcaagatgcatgaaaagagaaacaccaaaCAGAAGAATGATGAGAAGACTCGGCAGGGAGCAGGACCTGCCCATCTGCTGGACAGAGAAGGACAATCTCGAGCTAAAGTACTTTCCAATATGATTAAACAGAAACGAAAAGAGAAGGCGGGAAAATGGGAAGTCCCTCTGCCTAAAGTCCGTgcccaggaagaaacagaagtaTTAAAAGTTATTcgaacaggaaagagaaagaaggcacGGAAGAGGATAGTTACTAAAGTATGCTTTATTGGAGATGGCTTTACTAGAAAACCACCTAAATATGAAAGATTCATAAGGCCAATGGGCTT TATGCCCAGGTTACGAACAATCCTGAAAATGATGGATGCATAA